The following are from one region of the Capsicum annuum cultivar UCD-10X-F1 chromosome 1, UCD10Xv1.1, whole genome shotgun sequence genome:
- the LOC107854551 gene encoding 2-oxoglutarate-dependent dioxygenase AOP2, protein MASTKVEIPTIDFCNHQDLKPNTSLWESTKVQVFEALKEFGCFVAIYDKVPNDIKEAMFDTLKEVCDLPLSKLKEYREKPYHIYDKKIPSLPIHNSVRSADLLLPNSVGTFANTFWPHGEKPNICNVVKSYYKPLMELDEMVKKMVLESLGLQNYIDEFLDGNSYLLRFTNYKAIQGDDGKIPGLGPHTDGSYLTIITQDQNGLQLKKNGEWIDFNTTPNSYVVLSSDAFKAWTNGKISAAVHRVDISRDNDRLSIQLFSSPNPVYTVEAPKELVDEVHPLLFKPFKMLDYYAYALSGSKKGVGLKYFCGV, encoded by the exons ATGGCATCAACCAAAGTCGAAATTCCCACTATAGATTTTTGCAATCATCAAGACCTAAAACCAAACACTTCATTATGGGAATCCACAAAAGTTCAAGTTTTTGAAGCCTTAAAAGAATTTGGTTGTTttgtagcaatatatgataaagtTCCAAATGATATTAAAGAGGCTATGTTTGATACTTTAAAAGAAGTATGTGATCTTCCATTGTCCAAATTGAAAGAATATAGAGAGAAACCTTATCATATTTATGACAAGAAAATCCCAAGTTTACCAATCCATAATAGTGTAAGATCTGCTGATTTGCTACTCCCAAATAGTGTTGGAACTTTTGCTAATACCTTTTGGCCTCATGGAGAAAAACCTAACATATG cAATGTGGTAAAGTCCTACTACAAGCCACTTATGGAATTGGATGAAATGGTAAAAAAGATGGTTTTGGAAAGTCTTGGGCTACAAAATTACATTGATGAATTCTTGGACGGAAATTCTTACTTGTTGAGGTTCACAAATTATAAGGCAATTCAAGGTGATGATGGGAAAATACCAGGATTAGGCCCTCACACAGATGGTAGCTACTTGACCATTATTACACAAGATCAAAATGGATTGCAATTGAAAAAAAATGGAGAGTGGATTGACTTCAATACTACACCAAATTCCTATGTTGTTTTATCATCAGATGCCTTCAAg GCATGGACAAATGGTAAAATATCAGCTGCTGTCCACAGGGTAGATATCTCAAGGGACAATGATAGATTGTCTATTCAATTGTTTTCATCACCAAATCCAGTTTATACTGTGGAGGCCCCAAAAGAATTAGTGGATGAAGTACATCCTTTACTCTTCAAGCCTTTTAAAATGCTTGATTATTATGCCTATGCTTTGTCAGGTTCTAAAAAGGGAGTTGGTCTCAAGTATTTTTGTGGTGTTTGA